A stretch of Patescibacteria group bacterium DNA encodes these proteins:
- a CDS encoding 50S ribosomal protein L19 codes for MNTFPELKAGYTVRLHLRISEGKKDRTQIYEGMITSIKGKTPDTRMITVRKEAKGYGVEKIIPLALPTLEKIEIVKTAKVRKARLYYVKNYTKRLKEKMVKQ; via the coding sequence ATGAATACATTTCCAGAACTTAAAGCTGGCTACACTGTCCGTTTACACCTGCGCATTAGTGAGGGTAAAAAGGATCGTACCCAGATCTACGAAGGTATGATTACCAGTATCAAAGGTAAAACTCCCGATACCCGCATGATTACCGTACGAAAAGAGGCCAAAGGTTATGGTGTTGAGAAGATTATCCCATTAGCATTACCAACGCTTGAGAAAATTGAGATAGTGAAAACCGCCAAAGTGCGCAAGGCTCGTTTATACTATGTTAAAAATTATACCAAGCGTTTGAAGGAAAAAATGGTCAAGCAATAA
- a CDS encoding PH domain-containing protein, with product MSPENKDKFPGQRPNEHLIMLLRRHWIAFASAVIQVVSFNLLPVIALIIVLYVVGWNPPTRGLWYVFGVIATSLYYIGTWLTFYHAYIDYHLDVWILTDQRIINIEQKGLFERTISELNLTKVQDVTAEIHGKLATVFNYGDVFIQSAGEQQRFTFLQIPEPDVVARLVIEASDALK from the coding sequence ATGAGCCCTGAGAATAAAGATAAATTTCCTGGCCAACGCCCCAACGAACATTTAATAATGTTACTGCGCCGCCATTGGATCGCTTTTGCCTCGGCAGTTATTCAAGTAGTCAGTTTTAATTTACTACCAGTCATTGCATTGATCATTGTTTTATATGTTGTCGGCTGGAACCCACCCACCAGAGGTTTATGGTACGTTTTTGGAGTGATTGCGACTTCATTATATTATATTGGCACCTGGCTGACTTTTTATCATGCCTATATTGATTACCATTTAGATGTCTGGATTTTAACTGATCAACGCATTATTAATATTGAACAAAAAGGTTTGTTTGAACGAACTATTTCCGAACTTAATCTAACCAAAGTTCAGGATGTAACCGCAGAAATACATGGCAAGTTAGCGACGGTTTTTAATTATGGTGATGTCTTTATTCAATCGGCCGGTGAACAACAACGTTTTACCTTTCTACAAATTCCTGAGCCAGATGTTGTGGCCAGATTAGTGATTGAAGCCAGTGATGCGCTTAAGTGA
- the ruvB gene encoding Holliday junction branch migration DNA helicase RuvB has protein sequence MAGMDRVISPVQQTSESAVEASLRPERLSDYIGQQQVKDNLTIFVQAAKQRGEPIEHVLLHGGPGLGKTTLAHIIAREMGVNIRVTSGPAIERAGDLAAILTNLSEGDILFIDEIHRLHKTIEEVLYPAMEDYALDMVVGKGPGARTLRLDLPKFTIIGATTRMSLLSSPLRDRFGAQYKLNFYEPDEMAKIILRSASVLAVPLEAPAINLIATRSRSTPRIANRLLKRVRDFAEVNHSNKPVTETIAQAALNLLDIDELGLDAIDRRVLQSIIKSFQGGPVGITTIAATIGEDIDTLETVYEPFLLQLGFLARTPRGRVVTAAAYEHLGLIPPLDLQSRLL, from the coding sequence ATGGCCGGGATGGATCGTGTTATAAGCCCGGTACAACAAACATCGGAATCAGCGGTGGAGGCATCTTTGCGTCCAGAAAGATTAAGTGATTATATTGGCCAACAACAAGTTAAAGATAATCTAACTATTTTTGTTCAAGCCGCCAAACAACGCGGTGAACCAATTGAACATGTTTTACTGCACGGTGGTCCGGGTTTAGGTAAAACTACCCTAGCTCACATTATCGCTCGCGAAATGGGTGTTAATATTCGCGTCACCAGTGGTCCGGCTATTGAACGCGCCGGTGATTTAGCTGCCATTCTTACAAACTTATCAGAAGGTGATATTTTATTCATCGATGAAATTCATCGTTTACATAAAACCATCGAGGAAGTGTTGTACCCAGCCATGGAAGATTATGCTTTAGATATGGTAGTCGGAAAAGGCCCAGGCGCCCGCACTTTACGGTTAGACTTACCAAAATTTACCATCATCGGTGCCACGACCAGAATGAGTTTACTATCATCACCCTTACGCGATCGCTTTGGTGCACAATACAAACTAAATTTCTACGAACCAGACGAAATGGCTAAAATTATTTTAAGATCAGCCTCAGTTCTGGCTGTGCCACTAGAAGCACCGGCGATAAATTTGATAGCAACCAGATCGCGCAGCACTCCTAGAATTGCCAATCGTTTATTGAAGCGCGTGCGAGATTTTGCTGAGGTTAACCATAGTAATAAACCAGTGACTGAAACTATCGCTCAAGCTGCCCTGAATTTACTCGATATCGACGAATTAGGTTTAGATGCTATTGATCGTAGAGTTTTACAATCAATCATTAAATCATTCCAAGGTGGCCCGGTTGGTATTACCACCATTGCGGCTACTATCGGTGAAGACATTGATACTTTAGAAACTGTTTATGAACCATTTTTATTGCAGTTAGGTTTTCTCGCTCGTACACCCCGTGGTCGGGTTGTCACTGCCGCCGCCTACGAACATTTAGGGCTCATTCCACCACTTGATTTGCAGTCGCGCTTGCTCTAG
- a CDS encoding NGG1p interacting factor NIF3 has translation MLNVQAIYDLAVKLGINSDPRGRAFVTAELKRYKKEYDALPNKEKEYYDKEYFTNPYSDTRILYTPSLTRPIKRLFAGIDAHEPELLLADRLGKIDMVISHHPEGIALADLPEVMNVQVEIMRQAGVPVNIAENLLMPRIAEVNRGVLPINDHKAVDIARLLGMPYMAAHTATDNLAATFMDNLMDQKKHKLVYVGDVIDQLMTVPEYQIAKKQKSGPCIYLGSPARRCGRIAATEFTGGTNGAKDMFEALSRAGVGTVIGMHMREDHRKVAEQHHMNVVIAGHISSDSIGMNLFLDELEQKGIEVIPVGGLIRVKRFKSKTK, from the coding sequence ATGTTAAATGTTCAAGCGATTTACGATCTAGCAGTAAAATTAGGCATAAATTCCGACCCGCGTGGCCGGGCTTTTGTGACAGCTGAGTTAAAACGCTATAAAAAAGAGTATGATGCCCTGCCCAATAAAGAGAAGGAATATTATGATAAAGAGTATTTTACCAATCCTTACTCCGATACTCGCATCCTCTACACACCATCTTTAACTAGACCAATCAAACGGCTTTTTGCTGGCATTGACGCTCATGAGCCCGAATTATTGTTAGCCGATCGGCTGGGTAAAATCGATATGGTCATTAGCCATCATCCAGAAGGCATTGCTTTGGCCGATTTACCAGAAGTGATGAACGTTCAAGTTGAAATTATGCGTCAGGCTGGTGTGCCGGTTAACATTGCTGAAAATTTATTAATGCCGCGCATTGCTGAAGTTAATCGTGGTGTACTACCAATTAACGATCATAAGGCTGTCGATATCGCCAGATTACTTGGTATGCCCTACATGGCGGCTCATACCGCCACAGATAATCTGGCCGCAACGTTCATGGATAATTTGATGGATCAGAAAAAGCATAAATTAGTTTATGTTGGTGATGTCATAGATCAATTAATGACGGTACCGGAATATCAAATCGCTAAGAAACAAAAATCTGGTCCGTGTATTTATTTGGGTAGTCCGGCTCGTCGTTGTGGTCGCATTGCCGCCACTGAATTCACCGGTGGCACCAATGGTGCTAAAGACATGTTTGAAGCTCTATCTCGAGCTGGTGTTGGCACAGTAATCGGTATGCATATGCGTGAGGATCATCGTAAAGTAGCCGAACAACACCACATGAATGTGGTAATAGCCGGACATATTTCATCGGACTCAATTGGTATGAATCTGTTTTTAGATGAACTTGAACAAAAAGGGATTGAAGTCATTCCAGTGGGTGGATTGATTCGTGTAAAACGATTTAAAAGCAAGACAAAATAA
- a CDS encoding RluA family pseudouridine synthase, producing the protein MTILAETPDYIVVDKPTGLVVHQASQHPEPDTLVNELLLRYPEIATVGDDLTRPGIVQRLDQGVSGVMVVARTQDMFEHLKQQFSQHLVKKHYTALVHGTMGQPEGEINFAIARSSKDYTKMAARPDDTGKTAITRYNVIRQYPKYALLDVEILTGRTHQIRVHLNAINHPLVGEAIYKPKNLKSRLQPGRPFLHSTSLGFYLPNGSLVGYTAPLPEPLQAILDGLH; encoded by the coding sequence GTGACTATCTTAGCTGAAACGCCAGACTATATTGTTGTCGACAAACCCACTGGTCTGGTAGTACATCAAGCTAGCCAACATCCAGAACCAGATACCCTCGTGAACGAGTTGTTATTGCGTTATCCGGAAATCGCTACAGTCGGCGATGATTTAACTCGGCCTGGGATTGTGCAACGCTTAGATCAAGGTGTGTCTGGGGTAATGGTCGTAGCACGTACACAGGACATGTTTGAACATCTCAAACAACAATTCTCCCAACATTTAGTAAAAAAACATTATACTGCTTTAGTCCATGGTACGATGGGGCAACCGGAAGGTGAAATCAATTTTGCTATAGCGCGCTCGAGCAAAGATTACACCAAAATGGCAGCGCGACCAGATGATACCGGGAAGACAGCCATTACTCGGTACAATGTTATTAGACAATATCCTAAGTATGCTTTATTAGATGTTGAAATTTTAACCGGTCGAACCCATCAAATTCGGGTGCACCTTAACGCCATTAATCATCCATTGGTTGGAGAAGCCATTTATAAGCCGAAGAACCTGAAATCGAGATTGCAACCCGGCCGACCATTTTTACACTCTACTAGCCTAGGTTTTTACCTACCAAATGGTAGTTTGGTTGGGTATACTGCACCTTTACCTGAGCCACTTCAGGCGATTCTTGACGGTTTACATTGA
- a CDS encoding TIGR00730 family Rossman fold protein, whose translation MAKKKPNHHDQSHNAKIRGEIIHPHDVSKHGGTVSWRVFRVMSELVNGYEFLSGLEKEITIFGSARTKPGDRYYDEALKLGKMLANEKYVTITGGGPGVMEAANRGAFEAGGESLGLNIQLPHEQRVNKYVKKSLGFYFFFTRKVMLTSPSQAFVVFPGGFGTLDEFFEVITLIQTGKMPRVPIILMGKEYWGALDQFIKQEVMLHHQAIEEKDLALYNIVDSADEAMRIIRKTKEGDYLS comes from the coding sequence ATGGCTAAGAAAAAACCCAATCATCACGATCAGAGTCATAATGCAAAAATCCGCGGTGAAATTATTCATCCCCATGATGTTAGTAAACATGGTGGCACGGTATCGTGGCGCGTTTTTAGAGTCATGTCTGAGTTGGTGAATGGATATGAATTTTTATCAGGTTTGGAAAAAGAAATCACTATTTTTGGATCTGCCCGTACTAAACCAGGTGATCGCTATTATGACGAAGCCTTAAAGTTAGGAAAAATGTTAGCCAATGAAAAATATGTCACCATTACCGGAGGTGGTCCCGGTGTGATGGAAGCAGCTAATCGTGGTGCCTTTGAAGCCGGAGGTGAATCTTTAGGTTTGAATATTCAATTACCACACGAGCAGCGCGTTAATAAATATGTGAAAAAAAGTTTGGGTTTTTATTTTTTCTTTACTAGAAAAGTCATGTTAACCTCACCATCGCAGGCTTTTGTGGTATTTCCTGGTGGTTTTGGTACACTAGATGAATTTTTTGAGGTAATTACTTTAATTCAAACCGGTAAAATGCCGCGTGTGCCAATAATTTTAATGGGCAAAGAATATTGGGGAGCGTTAGATCAGTTTATTAAACAGGAAGTCATGCTGCATCATCAAGCTATTGAGGAGAAAGATCTAGCATTATACAATATTGTAGATTCGGCTGATGAAGCCATGCGTATCATTCGTAAAACTAAAGAAGGTGACTATCTTAGCTGA
- a CDS encoding glycosyltransferase family 4 protein → MTEQRILILKFPYSSTFGGGEKHTLTLVERLSANHKFFLASTCTVLLSEFSKRDWHYRRIWAGTEPVTPLALLSFFFTWPFITANLVRWLVYYKFQHHISVIFCLSLTEKILLTPFARLLGIKVIWMEHLQIERWLKQNPLRLIYVLWSHLATIVTVVEAVKDQLQQLGVPTQHIQVIYNSVNVKDFTPSPSAVQNIQNIFRVLFIGRLAREKGINDLIQAIKIVQAQIPQVHLTIVGEGDIKDQLTSLVHQLDLNKQIDLVGFRNDIPAVLQNCDVLVLPSIRRETFGIVLIEALATVKPVIATTTGGMTEIIDRYGWLVPPHRPAAIAEALYDVYNNYELAVHKASNGRIRVLELFQEHRMIEDYDTLFKSR, encoded by the coding sequence ATGACAGAACAACGTATCTTAATTCTAAAATTTCCGTATTCTTCAACTTTTGGTGGTGGAGAAAAACATACTTTAACTTTGGTTGAAAGATTATCGGCCAATCATAAATTCTTTTTAGCCTCAACCTGCACCGTCTTATTAAGTGAATTTTCTAAACGTGATTGGCACTACCGCCGTATTTGGGCTGGTACAGAACCGGTTACACCACTGGCCTTACTAAGCTTTTTTTTCACTTGGCCTTTTATCACGGCTAACTTGGTGCGCTGGTTGGTGTATTATAAATTTCAGCACCATATTTCAGTAATATTTTGTTTATCACTCACTGAAAAAATCTTATTAACCCCATTTGCTAGACTGCTTGGTATTAAAGTGATTTGGATGGAACATTTACAAATTGAGCGTTGGTTAAAACAAAATCCTTTACGTTTAATTTATGTTTTGTGGTCACACCTTGCAACTATTGTTACTGTGGTTGAAGCAGTTAAGGATCAATTACAACAATTAGGTGTTCCAACCCAACATATTCAAGTGATTTATAACTCGGTAAATGTTAAAGATTTTACTCCTTCCCCTTCTGCAGTACAAAACATTCAAAATATTTTTCGCGTATTATTTATTGGTCGCTTAGCTAGAGAAAAAGGGATTAATGATTTAATCCAAGCCATCAAAATCGTTCAAGCGCAAATACCGCAGGTTCATTTAACCATCGTCGGCGAAGGTGATATTAAAGATCAGTTAACCAGTTTGGTTCATCAACTAGATTTAAATAAACAAATTGATTTGGTAGGCTTCCGTAATGATATCCCAGCAGTTTTACAAAACTGCGATGTTTTAGTACTCCCTTCCATTAGGCGTGAGACCTTCGGGATTGTTTTAATTGAAGCCTTAGCCACTGTTAAACCAGTCATTGCTACCACGACTGGCGGTATGACTGAAATTATCGATCGCTATGGTTGGCTAGTACCGCCACATCGTCCTGCGGCCATTGCCGAAGCCTTGTATGATGTTTACAACAATTATGAGTTAGCGGTGCACAAAGCTAGTAATGGGCGCATTCGCGTCTTAGAGCTATTTCAAGAACACCGTATGATTGAAGATTATGACACCTTATTTAAAAGCCGCTAA
- a CDS encoding O-antigen ligase family protein, with protein sequence MTPYLKAAKTLPLALIIGIAFAYLPLTYVLAGLIGFICICVIVINPILGMYLLSFFLPFERIGSLDIAGVTIRLSQVIAIITILAWLMYGLVLSKFKLRPYPILLPIAGFILVMCAGITNSPNLDRSLLVLGYILFTMCVSIILPSIIRHTDQVKRVIYILLGSMFVVCSFGIWQFLGDIVGLPTSLTGLRPQYTKEILGFPRIQSTALEPLYFANYLLIPLSLAIALWLSKSSKIKPWWLFALIALGGINFILTVSRGGYIALAATLLCLAIAYWKQLLKPTIIIPLIISVAIAGGVAYQFLGLTEQVNTFTEHVMNIFGGASYSERVETFDIAERIWWQHPWVGIGPGSFGPYASYHPYIVPSDGYKIVNNEYIELLAETGVLGLACYIIMMIMLYIRSVKALLHGTDPFMRHVLIALLAALTGILVQYNTFSVLYIMHIWFLIGLMVTVQNILLHGDHQ encoded by the coding sequence ATGACACCTTATTTAAAAGCCGCTAAAACTCTACCGCTCGCTTTAATTATTGGTATAGCGTTTGCTTATCTACCACTGACTTATGTTTTAGCCGGTTTGATTGGTTTTATTTGTATCTGTGTTATTGTCATCAACCCGATACTTGGTATGTACCTACTCAGTTTCTTTTTACCTTTTGAACGGATTGGTTCTTTAGATATTGCCGGTGTTACCATTCGCCTTAGTCAAGTCATTGCCATCATCACAATATTAGCTTGGTTAATGTATGGTTTAGTATTAAGTAAATTCAAATTACGGCCTTATCCGATTTTATTACCCATCGCTGGATTCATACTAGTAATGTGTGCCGGCATCACTAACTCTCCTAATTTAGACCGATCGCTGCTCGTTTTAGGCTATATTCTTTTTACCATGTGTGTCTCCATCATTTTGCCCAGCATTATTCGACACACTGACCAGGTTAAACGGGTAATTTATATATTGTTAGGTAGTATGTTTGTGGTATGTAGTTTTGGCATTTGGCAATTTTTGGGAGATATTGTTGGTTTACCGACTAGCCTAACTGGGTTACGCCCACAATACACTAAAGAGATTCTTGGTTTCCCTAGAATCCAATCAACTGCCTTAGAACCTCTCTATTTTGCCAATTATCTGTTAATTCCATTAAGTTTAGCAATCGCTTTATGGTTAAGTAAATCTAGTAAAATTAAACCCTGGTGGTTATTTGCTTTAATAGCTTTAGGGGGAATAAATTTTATTTTAACTGTCTCCCGCGGTGGTTATATTGCTTTGGCAGCAACATTACTCTGTCTGGCTATAGCTTATTGGAAACAGTTACTTAAACCCACTATTATCATCCCGTTAATAATAAGTGTGGCTATAGCTGGTGGTGTGGCTTATCAATTTCTAGGTTTAACTGAACAGGTAAACACCTTTACTGAACATGTCATGAATATTTTTGGTGGCGCGTCTTATAGTGAACGAGTTGAAACTTTTGATATTGCCGAACGCATTTGGTGGCAGCACCCGTGGGTTGGGATAGGCCCGGGTAGTTTTGGACCATATGCGTCATATCATCCATATATTGTGCCTAGTGATGGCTATAAAATTGTGAACAATGAGTATATTGAATTGCTAGCTGAAACCGGTGTCTTGGGTTTAGCTTGTTACATAATAATGATGATTATGCTCTATATCCGTTCTGTTAAAGCTTTGTTGCATGGTACTGACCCATTCATGAGACATGTGTTAATTGCGCTATTAGCCGCTCTCACTGGTATTCTGGTGCAATATAATACTTTCTCGGTACTTTATATTATGCACATTTGGTTCTTAATTGGTTTAATGGTCACGGTTCAAAATATATTATTGCATGGCGATCACCAATAA
- the queA gene encoding tRNA preQ1(34) S-adenosylmethionine ribosyltransferase-isomerase QueA, translating to MRLSEFDYQLPPQLIAQTPIEPRDHSRLLVVHRDTGKLEHKQFFHITDYLKSGDVLVINTSKVIKARLHATKPTGGKVEIFLLQQKDDFTWECLIKGKTALNSLFLIHHSTTATVQEKHPDSTYLVKFNKTNITQYGEVPLPPYIKTKQSLERYQTVYADQSGSVAAPTAGLHFTEALLDKLKKHGVIIVPVILHVGLGTFTSVKTDDITQHTMHAEYAVLPEATAQAMAAAKKTGHKIIAVGTTSGRTLEAFQGQANAGWVNIYIYPGYKFNTVDSLITNFHLPKTTLLMLVSALAGKPLIDRAYAEAIKEHYRFFSFGDAMLID from the coding sequence ATGCGCTTAAGTGAGTTTGATTATCAGCTGCCACCACAGCTTATTGCCCAGACCCCCATCGAACCGCGTGATCATTCACGTTTATTAGTTGTTCATCGAGACACAGGAAAATTAGAACACAAGCAGTTTTTTCACATCACCGATTATCTTAAATCAGGTGATGTTTTGGTTATTAATACTTCTAAAGTAATTAAAGCTCGGTTACACGCTACTAAGCCAACTGGCGGCAAAGTTGAAATTTTCTTACTGCAACAAAAAGATGATTTTACCTGGGAATGTTTAATTAAAGGAAAAACTGCTCTTAATTCTTTATTCTTAATTCATCATTCTACTACCGCCACTGTTCAAGAAAAACATCCTGACTCAACTTACCTTGTTAAATTCAACAAAACCAACATTACGCAATACGGTGAAGTACCATTACCACCCTATATAAAAACAAAACAATCACTCGAACGTTATCAAACTGTTTATGCTGATCAATCCGGTTCAGTGGCGGCTCCGACTGCCGGATTACATTTTACAGAAGCTTTACTAGATAAATTAAAAAAACACGGTGTCATTATTGTTCCAGTAATATTACATGTTGGTTTAGGTACATTTACTTCAGTAAAAACTGACGATATTACTCAACACACCATGCACGCTGAATATGCAGTGTTACCAGAGGCTACTGCTCAAGCCATGGCCGCTGCTAAAAAAACCGGTCATAAAATAATCGCCGTAGGTACTACCTCTGGTCGCACTTTAGAAGCCTTCCAGGGACAAGCTAACGCTGGTTGGGTTAATATTTATATTTATCCTGGTTATAAATTCAATACGGTGGATAGTTTAATTACAAACTTCCATCTCCCCAAAACCACTTTATTAATGTTAGTTAGTGCTTTAGCCGGAAAACCATTGATCGATCGTGCCTACGCTGAAGCCATTAAAGAACACTATCGTTTCTTTAGTTTTGGCGATGCTATGTTGATTGACTAA
- a CDS encoding flippase: protein MSLLRQVARNTALQFSGKLIGTALGFVVATILIRYLKDDLFGSYTTAMSYLQLFGIIMDLGLYVVLLKHIAGPDNKTGQLQNNIFTLRTVTAVTLLILAIIIVWFIPQYPLIVKWAVVILALNFFCITINQLFQAIFQHHLAMHWVAIAEVSSKVVLFASTLTVVYLTQKNFLVIIATVVLAGVVQTIVLWSASRRYTHLAPAFDLFIWKRVLLESWPIAVAIALNLIYFKSDTIILSLYYPQAVVGVYGVPYKILEVLITLPIMVVGLLLPILSQYFQAKNLPAFNKLYQRAFNLLWMMAAPVIAGGIVLAEPLMLLVAGNKFTDDPRMLGAIFRILILAIGAIYLGTLTGYVVVAINQQRTIIWGYAFVAGTALLGYFIFIPPYSYYGAAWVTVYSEVMMVLIATYIIYRHTMSHPALFSLLRITGAALLMAGVVYLIQAWPIVFVVLSGGVVYSIALLLMGGISKEDIKTLLQRQLA from the coding sequence ATGTCATTATTGCGGCAAGTAGCGCGAAATACAGCTCTGCAATTTAGCGGTAAACTCATTGGAACAGCACTTGGTTTTGTTGTGGCCACAATTTTGATTCGCTATTTGAAAGATGATCTGTTCGGCAGCTATACCACAGCCATGTCTTATTTGCAGTTATTCGGTATCATTATGGATTTGGGCTTATATGTAGTGTTGTTAAAACATATTGCCGGACCAGACAATAAAACCGGACAACTGCAAAATAATATTTTTACGCTACGCACGGTCACTGCCGTTACTCTTTTAATATTAGCCATAATTATAGTTTGGTTTATTCCACAATACCCACTCATTGTAAAATGGGCCGTGGTAATATTAGCGCTAAATTTTTTCTGCATTACCATAAATCAATTATTTCAGGCCATCTTTCAACATCATCTCGCCATGCATTGGGTAGCCATTGCTGAAGTTAGTAGTAAAGTGGTTTTGTTTGCTTCTACCTTAACAGTGGTGTATCTGACACAAAAAAACTTTCTGGTTATTATCGCTACAGTGGTACTAGCCGGTGTTGTACAAACTATCGTATTGTGGTCAGCCAGTAGGCGCTACACCCATTTAGCCCCGGCTTTTGATTTATTTATTTGGAAACGAGTTTTATTAGAAAGTTGGCCAATTGCTGTAGCGATTGCTCTAAATCTAATCTATTTCAAATCTGACACAATTATATTGAGTTTATATTACCCACAAGCCGTGGTGGGTGTGTATGGTGTACCGTATAAGATATTAGAAGTCTTGATTACTTTGCCGATCATGGTAGTTGGCTTACTCTTACCCATCTTGAGTCAATATTTTCAGGCCAAAAATTTACCGGCTTTTAATAAATTATATCAACGGGCTTTTAATCTTTTATGGATGATGGCAGCTCCGGTCATCGCTGGTGGCATTGTTTTAGCCGAACCATTAATGCTTTTAGTCGCTGGCAATAAATTTACTGACGATCCGCGCATGTTAGGAGCCATTTTTCGTATCTTGATTCTAGCCATTGGAGCTATTTATTTAGGTACTCTGACCGGCTATGTGGTAGTAGCTATTAACCAACAACGCACCATCATTTGGGGTTATGCCTTTGTCGCCGGTACGGCTTTATTAGGTTATTTCATCTTTATCCCACCCTATTCATATTATGGCGCTGCCTGGGTAACGGTGTATTCTGAAGTGATGATGGTGTTGATCGCTACTTATATAATTTATCGCCATACCATGTCTCATCCGGCTTTATTTAGTTTATTACGCATTACTGGCGCTGCCTTACTAATGGCTGGGGTGGTTTATCTAATTCAAGCCTGGCCGATTGTGTTTGTGGTATTATCCGGTGGTGTCGTTTATAGTATTGCCTTGCTGCTAATGGGTGGTATTTCTAAAGAGGATATTAAAACTTTATTACAGCGCCAATTAGCATGA
- a CDS encoding O-antigen ligase family protein yields the protein MAITNKWLLIILVLLPVYLVRFNLFGIPLNLLDLLVTGGFIYYIIHYGFKVQKIFLYSSVSLLLIGLISVIMSDNTLAALGIYKSYIVIPIMVGVMIQVSKPKFIFILQALGSSVLFVSTITIIQFLTGYGVPAPWNIGGIDVRMTSIFEYPNAVGLFCAPIVALGVAWLIHERSHKLWFMLVSLMGMIAIGLSQSDGAVITVILAGSFALLFTKYRYGVIGVGLILVMISLIIPVTREKILLQDTSGQVRLALWQGTVNLLEHRPLFGAGLANFPDVYAQYKLDQHVELLLYPHNLFLDFWVELGLLGMVWLIIVLIVFFLQAKQSQQTKYSIILLTGMVAFIVYGLVDVPYFKNDLAIIFWTMLALNFSYHKKQINS from the coding sequence ATGGCGATCACCAATAAATGGTTATTAATAATACTTGTGCTTCTCCCTGTCTATTTAGTTAGGTTTAATTTATTTGGTATACCACTAAATTTATTGGATCTGCTGGTAACCGGTGGTTTTATCTACTATATTATTCATTATGGTTTTAAAGTTCAAAAAATATTTTTATACAGTAGTGTGAGTTTACTGCTAATAGGTTTGATCTCTGTCATTATGTCTGATAATACTCTAGCGGCACTAGGGATCTATAAAAGTTATATTGTTATACCAATTATGGTTGGTGTGATGATTCAAGTTAGTAAACCAAAATTTATTTTTATACTACAAGCCTTAGGTAGTAGTGTATTATTTGTTTCGACCATCACTATTATTCAATTCTTGACCGGTTATGGTGTGCCGGCACCCTGGAATATTGGCGGTATTGATGTGCGCATGACCAGTATATTTGAATATCCCAATGCCGTTGGTTTATTCTGTGCCCCCATCGTAGCATTAGGTGTGGCCTGGTTAATACATGAACGTTCACACAAACTTTGGTTCATGCTGGTTAGTTTAATGGGAATGATCGCCATTGGTTTATCGCAAAGTGATGGCGCAGTCATAACTGTCATCTTAGCTGGCAGTTTTGCTTTGTTGTTTACCAAATACCGTTATGGTGTAATCGGTGTTGGTTTAATATTGGTAATGATTAGTTTAATAATACCAGTTACGCGTGAGAAAATCTTATTGCAAGATACTTCCGGACAGGTTCGTTTAGCTTTATGGCAAGGTACGGTTAATTTACTGGAACACCGCCCATTATTTGGGGCTGGTTTAGCCAATTTCCCAGATGTTTATGCTCAGTATAAGCTCGATCAACATGTCGAATTATTGCTTTATCCACATAATTTATTCCTGGATTTTTGGGTTGAATTGGGCTTATTAGGCATGGTTTGGTTAATAATTGTACTTATAGTCTTCTTTTTGCAAGCTAAACAAAGCCAGCAAACAAAATACAGTATAATTTTACTGACTGGGATGGTGGCTTTTATTGTTTATGGACTAGTAGATGTACCCTATTTTAAAAATGATCTCGCTATAATATTTTGGACAATGCTTGCCCTTAATTTTTCTTATCATAAAAAACAAATTAATTCATAA